A stretch of the SAR324 cluster bacterium genome encodes the following:
- a CDS encoding DUF1932 domain-containing protein, with translation MRPIQRICLLGFGEVGRTLAEDLGKLSGLQLTAFDLLFAEKESSASKNLLACPHVVGYQQAQESVTDAQLVISAVTAAQDLRAAQSITEALPKDCWFLDLNSVAPETKHHAAQLIEGAGGRYVEAAVMSPIHPLRSKSPMLLGGPHALTFVEIGQTLGFAGMGFCDANIGKASATKMCRSVMIKGLEALISESLLSARHYGVEQEVLDSLNNLFPMENWPCHARYMISRTLEHGVRRAEEMREVALTVQAAGLDPQMSQATVERQAWAPQFAKALEQDELLPLLDQMLAQLYSQAEKSKC, from the coding sequence GTGAGACCCATTCAGCGCATTTGTTTACTAGGTTTTGGGGAAGTGGGCCGGACCCTGGCCGAGGATCTGGGTAAGCTTTCTGGGCTTCAACTGACTGCCTTTGATCTGCTGTTTGCCGAGAAAGAGAGCTCGGCCAGTAAAAATCTGTTGGCTTGTCCTCACGTGGTTGGCTATCAGCAGGCCCAAGAATCTGTGACGGATGCACAGCTCGTGATTAGTGCAGTTACAGCTGCTCAGGACCTGAGAGCCGCTCAGTCGATCACAGAAGCTTTGCCCAAGGACTGCTGGTTCCTCGATCTGAACTCAGTCGCTCCAGAGACCAAGCACCATGCCGCTCAACTGATCGAGGGGGCTGGAGGTCGATACGTTGAAGCCGCTGTGATGTCTCCGATCCATCCCCTGCGTAGCAAATCCCCGATGCTACTGGGTGGTCCACATGCATTGACATTCGTAGAGATTGGTCAGACCTTGGGCTTTGCAGGAATGGGCTTCTGTGATGCCAATATTGGCAAGGCTTCGGCGACCAAGATGTGCCGTAGCGTGATGATCAAGGGCCTCGAAGCACTGATCTCAGAGTCACTGCTCTCCGCCCGACACTACGGGGTTGAACAAGAGGTGCTGGATTCGCTCAACAATCTCTTCCCGATGGAGAATTGGCCGTGCCATGCGCGCTACATGATCTCACGGACCCTGGAACACGGTGTCCGCCGAGCAGAGGAGATGCGCGAGGTCGCCTTGACGGTGCAGGCTGCTGGTTTGGACCCACAAATGAGCCAGGCAACGGTGGAGAGGCAGGCTTGGGCTCCCCAGTTTGCCAAGGCGTTGGAACAGGATGAGTTGCTCCCACTGCTGGACCAGATGCTGGCTCAACTTTACTCTCAAGCAGAGAAATCTAAATGCTGA